One genomic region from Arthrobacter sp. YN encodes:
- a CDS encoding aminoacyl-tRNA deacylase — MTDGAERFLSDAAARGLDVDVVERPAARSLEEAAGILGISPADTVKSLVVKHRDGSFLFALIPGDRQISWPKLRALVGVNKLSLPHADVALAATGYERGTITPLGSTTPWPVYADATITGRRISMGAGAHGRSAFVDADALTAALGAVVADISEPN, encoded by the coding sequence ATGACGGACGGTGCTGAGAGGTTCCTGTCCGACGCCGCCGCCCGCGGACTGGACGTTGACGTCGTCGAGCGTCCCGCAGCGCGCAGCCTCGAAGAAGCTGCCGGGATCCTGGGCATCAGCCCTGCGGACACTGTGAAGTCGTTGGTGGTCAAGCACCGCGATGGCAGCTTCCTGTTCGCACTGATTCCCGGGGACCGCCAGATCTCGTGGCCGAAACTGCGGGCACTGGTGGGTGTCAACAAGCTCTCGCTCCCCCACGCCGACGTCGCCTTGGCCGCCACTGGATACGAGCGGGGAACCATTACGCCGTTGGGCAGCACCACGCCCTGGCCCGTGTACGCCGACGCCACCATCACCGGGCGTCGCATCTCCATGGGCGCAGGTGCCCACGGCCGGAGCGCGTTCGTGGACGCGGACGCCCTCACCGCCGCACTTGGCGCAGTAGTAGCGGACATCAGCGAACCCAACTAG
- a CDS encoding acetyl-CoA C-acetyltransferase, protein MTNSADDNDVVILAASRTPQGRLNGQLAGFTAVDLGAHAITAALAASGVKAEQVDAVIMGQVLQAGAGQNPARQSAIAAGVGWNIPALTINKVCLSGLTAVIDAARMIRSGDATVVVAGGQESMTRAPHLLPGSRQGWTYGAIQALDVAAHDGLTDAFDGQSMGLSTETKNLTLGIDRKAQDEVAAASHQRAAAAIADGTFDVEIAPVRVKQRKGDPLLLSTDEGVRPNTTVETLAPLKAAFATDGTITAGNSSPLSDGASALVLASRRFAEDNGLDYLAVVGKPGQVAGPDNSLHSQPSNAIAQALKRAGWTAEDLDFIEINEAFGSVAVQSLKDLRYPLEKCNIHGGAIALGHPIGASGARLALHAAHELKRRGTGKAAVSLCGGGGQGEALLLYRD, encoded by the coding sequence ATGACCAACTCCGCTGACGACAATGACGTTGTCATCCTTGCCGCTTCCCGCACCCCACAGGGTCGGCTCAACGGGCAACTGGCGGGCTTCACCGCCGTCGACCTTGGTGCACATGCCATCACCGCGGCCCTGGCCGCCAGCGGTGTGAAAGCCGAACAGGTGGACGCCGTGATCATGGGGCAGGTGCTCCAGGCCGGAGCCGGCCAGAACCCGGCCCGCCAGAGCGCTATTGCCGCAGGCGTTGGCTGGAACATCCCTGCCCTGACCATCAACAAGGTGTGCCTCTCCGGGCTCACTGCCGTCATTGATGCCGCACGGATGATCCGCAGCGGTGACGCCACCGTAGTGGTGGCCGGCGGCCAGGAATCCATGACCCGCGCTCCGCACCTCCTGCCCGGCTCCCGGCAGGGCTGGACCTACGGTGCCATCCAGGCCTTGGACGTAGCCGCCCACGACGGACTCACTGACGCCTTCGACGGACAGTCCATGGGCTTGTCCACAGAAACCAAGAACCTCACCCTCGGCATCGACCGCAAGGCACAGGACGAGGTTGCTGCTGCTTCCCACCAGCGTGCCGCTGCCGCCATCGCGGACGGAACGTTCGACGTCGAAATTGCTCCGGTGAGAGTCAAGCAGCGTAAGGGCGATCCGCTGCTCCTCAGTACGGATGAAGGCGTCCGCCCCAACACGACAGTGGAAACCCTGGCGCCGCTCAAGGCCGCGTTCGCTACAGACGGCACCATTACGGCCGGGAACTCCTCTCCGCTGTCCGACGGCGCCTCCGCACTGGTGCTGGCCAGCCGCCGCTTCGCCGAAGACAACGGCCTGGATTACCTGGCCGTTGTGGGAAAACCCGGCCAGGTTGCCGGCCCGGATAACTCACTGCACTCCCAGCCGTCCAACGCCATTGCCCAAGCGCTGAAGCGGGCCGGCTGGACGGCGGAAGATCTGGACTTCATTGAAATCAATGAAGCGTTCGGCTCCGTGGCGGTCCAATCCCTCAAGGACCTGCGTTATCCGCTGGAGAAGTGCAACATCCATGGCGGCGCCATTGCCTTGGGCCACCCCATCGGGGCATCCGGCGCACGGCTCGCGCTGCATGCAGCCCATGAGCTCAAACGCAGGGGAACAGGCAAGGCCGCAGTGTCGCTGTGCGGCGGTGGCGGCCAGGGCGAAGCCCTCCTCCTGTACCGCGACTGA
- a CDS encoding DNA-directed RNA polymerase subunit beta', which produces MSSESSFGLMQIGLATAEDIRGWSYGEVKKPETINYRTLKPEKDGLFCEKIFGPSRDWECYCGKYKRVRFKGIICERCGVEVTRAKVRRERMGHIELAAPVTHIWYFKGVPSRLGYLLDLAPKDLEKVIYFAAYMITSVDTESRHAELPNLQVEHDLEKKQMVDNRDSDIATIARDLEDELARLEGEGAKAADKKKARDSADRQMANVRKRADADIERLEQVWDRFKNLKVADLEGDEGLYRELRDRYGLYFEGSMGAEAIKKRLETFDMQAEAESLRDTIQNGKGQRKTRALKRLKVVNAFLTTNNSPLGMVLDAVPVIPPELRPMVQLDGGRFATSDLNDLYRRVINRNNRLKRLLDLGAPEIIVNNEKRMLQEAVDSLFDNGRRGRPVTGPGNRPLKSLSDMLKGKQGRFRQNLLGKRVDYSGRSVIVVGPQLKLHQCGLPKQMALELFKPFVMKRLVDLNHAQNIKSAKRMVERYRPQVWDVLEEIITEHPVLLNRAPTLHRLGIQAFEPQLVEGKAIQLHPLVCGAFNADFDGDQMAVHLPLSPEAQAEARILMLSSNNILKPSDGRPVTLPSQDMIIGLYHLTTKRVGSAGEGRIFSSVSEAIMAYDARDLHLNSQVKIRLDDFVPYAGWEAPEGWEAGQPALVETSLGQVIFNQTLPEDYPWVEAVADKGELSRIVNDLAERYPKVVTAATLDNLKDAGFYWATRSGVTVAISDIEVPTSKPAILAGYEAMAAKIQGQYDKGLIDDDERRQELIEIWNKATNEIAQAMRDSLSPMNTINRMVSSGARGNWMQVRQIAGIRGLVANPKGEIIPRPIKSSYREGLSVLEYFIATHGARKGLADTALRTANSGYLTRRLVDVSQDVIVREEDCGTERGLLTPIAVPDSNGELVLDENVENSAYARTLAVDVVDAQGNVLAAGGTDCGDVVIDQLLAAGITEVKVRSVLTCESKVGTCALCYGRSLATGKTVDIGEAVGIIAAQSIGEPGTQLTMRTFHTGGAVSAGGGDDITQGLPRIQELFEARTPKGVAPIAEAAGRITIEESERQMRLVITPDDGSEEIAYPVLRRSRLLIEDGEHVSVGQKLINGPVDPKQVLRIMGPRAAQKFLVDEVQGVYRSQGIGIHDKHVEVIVRQMLRRVTVIESGDSDLLPGELAERARFEDENRRVVSEGKSPASGRPELMGITKASLATESWLSAASFQETTRVLTQAAMEGKSDPLLGLKENVIIGKLIPAGTGLPRYTEVTVEPTEEAKASLFTGPSAFTDFSYDALGGDGAPEFHAIPLDDYDLGNDFR; this is translated from the coding sequence ATGTCCAGCGAATCCTCCTTCGGCCTCATGCAGATCGGCCTCGCCACCGCGGAAGACATCCGCGGATGGTCTTACGGTGAGGTCAAGAAGCCGGAAACCATTAACTACCGCACGCTCAAGCCCGAGAAGGACGGCCTCTTCTGCGAGAAGATCTTCGGCCCTTCCCGTGACTGGGAATGCTACTGCGGCAAGTACAAGCGCGTCCGCTTCAAGGGCATCATTTGCGAGCGTTGTGGCGTCGAAGTCACCCGCGCCAAGGTGCGTCGTGAGCGCATGGGCCACATCGAGCTGGCCGCGCCTGTAACGCACATCTGGTACTTCAAGGGCGTCCCCTCGCGCTTGGGCTACCTTCTGGACCTGGCACCGAAGGACCTTGAGAAGGTCATTTACTTCGCTGCCTACATGATCACCAGCGTTGACACCGAAAGCCGTCACGCCGAACTGCCGAACCTCCAGGTTGAGCACGACCTCGAGAAGAAGCAGATGGTGGACAACCGCGACAGTGACATCGCCACGATCGCCCGCGACCTTGAAGACGAGCTTGCCCGTCTTGAGGGTGAAGGCGCCAAGGCTGCCGACAAGAAGAAGGCCCGCGACTCTGCAGACCGCCAGATGGCGAACGTCCGCAAGCGTGCCGACGCCGACATCGAGCGCCTCGAGCAGGTCTGGGACCGCTTCAAGAACCTCAAGGTCGCTGACCTTGAAGGCGACGAAGGCCTGTACCGCGAACTGCGCGACCGTTACGGTCTGTACTTCGAGGGCTCCATGGGTGCCGAAGCCATCAAGAAGCGTCTTGAGACCTTCGATATGCAGGCTGAGGCTGAGTCACTGCGCGACACCATCCAGAACGGCAAGGGCCAGCGCAAGACGCGTGCCCTGAAGCGCCTGAAGGTCGTCAACGCATTCCTGACCACCAACAACAGCCCGCTTGGCATGGTTCTCGACGCCGTCCCGGTGATCCCGCCGGAACTGCGCCCGATGGTCCAGCTGGACGGTGGCCGCTTCGCGACCTCCGACCTCAACGACCTCTACCGTCGTGTGATCAACCGCAACAACCGACTCAAGCGCCTGCTTGACCTCGGCGCTCCGGAGATCATCGTCAACAACGAGAAGCGCATGCTTCAGGAAGCTGTTGACAGCCTCTTCGACAACGGTCGTCGTGGCCGTCCCGTCACGGGTCCGGGCAACCGTCCGCTGAAGTCCCTGAGCGACATGCTCAAGGGCAAGCAGGGTCGTTTCCGCCAGAACCTCCTCGGCAAGCGCGTTGACTACTCCGGCCGTTCGGTCATCGTTGTTGGCCCGCAGCTGAAGCTGCACCAGTGTGGTCTGCCCAAGCAGATGGCCCTGGAGCTCTTCAAGCCGTTCGTGATGAAGCGCCTGGTTGACCTCAACCACGCCCAGAACATCAAGTCGGCAAAGCGCATGGTTGAGCGTTACCGTCCGCAGGTCTGGGACGTGCTGGAAGAGATCATCACCGAACACCCGGTGCTGCTCAACCGTGCACCTACCCTGCACCGCCTCGGCATCCAGGCCTTCGAACCGCAGCTTGTGGAAGGCAAGGCAATCCAGCTTCACCCGCTGGTTTGTGGCGCCTTCAACGCTGACTTCGACGGCGACCAGATGGCAGTCCACCTGCCGCTGAGCCCGGAAGCCCAGGCCGAAGCCCGCATCCTGATGCTGTCCTCGAACAACATCCTGAAGCCGTCCGATGGCCGTCCGGTGACCCTGCCTTCGCAGGATATGATCATCGGCCTGTACCACCTGACCACCAAGCGCGTCGGTTCTGCCGGCGAAGGCCGCATCTTCTCCTCGGTTTCGGAAGCCATCATGGCGTACGACGCCCGTGATCTGCACCTGAACTCCCAGGTCAAGATCCGCCTGGATGACTTTGTGCCTTACGCAGGCTGGGAAGCTCCGGAAGGTTGGGAGGCCGGTCAGCCGGCTCTCGTTGAAACCTCCCTGGGCCAGGTCATCTTCAACCAGACGCTGCCTGAGGACTACCCCTGGGTTGAGGCTGTTGCGGACAAGGGCGAACTGTCCCGGATCGTCAACGACCTCGCAGAGCGCTACCCGAAGGTAGTCACGGCGGCAACGCTGGACAACTTGAAGGACGCCGGCTTCTACTGGGCCACCCGCTCGGGTGTCACGGTTGCCATCTCCGACATCGAGGTGCCTACCTCCAAGCCTGCCATCCTGGCCGGTTACGAGGCTATGGCTGCCAAGATCCAGGGCCAGTACGACAAGGGCCTGATCGACGACGACGAGCGTCGCCAGGAACTGATCGAAATCTGGAACAAGGCCACCAACGAAATCGCCCAGGCGATGCGTGACAGCCTTTCCCCGATGAACACCATCAACCGCATGGTGTCCTCCGGTGCACGTGGTAACTGGATGCAGGTCCGCCAGATCGCGGGTATCCGTGGTCTTGTGGCCAACCCGAAGGGTGAGATCATTCCTCGCCCGATCAAGTCCTCCTACCGCGAGGGCCTGTCGGTGCTGGAATACTTCATCGCCACGCACGGTGCCCGTAAGGGTCTGGCCGATACCGCTCTCCGTACCGCCAACTCGGGTTACCTGACCCGTCGTCTGGTGGACGTTTCGCAGGACGTCATCGTCCGCGAAGAGGACTGTGGTACCGAGCGCGGTCTGCTCACGCCGATCGCCGTGCCGGATTCCAACGGTGAGCTCGTCCTGGACGAGAACGTCGAGAACAGCGCCTACGCACGTACGCTGGCTGTCGACGTCGTCGACGCCCAGGGCAACGTCCTGGCTGCCGGCGGCACCGACTGCGGCGACGTCGTCATCGACCAGCTGCTGGCTGCAGGCATCACCGAGGTCAAGGTCCGCTCCGTACTCACCTGTGAGTCCAAGGTCGGCACCTGTGCTCTTTGCTACGGCCGTTCGCTGGCCACTGGCAAGACCGTTGACATCGGCGAGGCCGTGGGCATTATTGCCGCACAGTCCATCGGTGAGCCCGGTACCCAGCTGACCATGCGTACGTTCCACACCGGTGGTGCTGTTTCCGCCGGCGGTGGCGACGACATCACCCAGGGTCTGCCCCGTATCCAGGAGCTCTTCGAAGCCCGTACTCCGAAGGGTGTCGCACCGATTGCTGAAGCAGCCGGCCGCATCACCATCGAAGAGTCCGAGCGCCAGATGCGCTTGGTCATCACTCCGGACGATGGTTCCGAAGAGATTGCCTACCCGGTACTGCGCCGTTCACGTCTCCTCATTGAGGATGGCGAGCACGTCAGCGTCGGCCAGAAGCTGATCAACGGTCCGGTGGACCCGAAGCAGGTTCTGCGCATCATGGGTCCGCGTGCTGCACAGAAGTTCCTTGTGGACGAAGTACAGGGCGTTTACCGCAGCCAGGGTATTGGTATCCACGACAAGCACGTCGAGGTTATCGTCCGCCAGATGCTGCGCCGCGTGACCGTCATCGAATCCGGCGACTCCGACCTGCTCCCCGGTGAGCTTGCAGAGCGCGCCCGCTTCGAGGACGAGAACCGCCGCGTCGTGTCCGAGGGCAAGTCCCCGGCTTCGGGCCGTCCGGAACTCATGGGTATCACCAAGGCTTCCTTGGCTACCGAGTCCTGGCTGTCGGCAGCTTCCTTCCAGGAAACCACCCGCGTCCTGACGCAGGCGGCCATGGAAGGCAAGAGCGATCCTCTGCTCGGCCTCAAGGAAAACGTCATCATCGGTAAGCTCATCCCGGCTGGTACGGGTCTGCCCCGCTACACAGAGGTCACTGTGGAGCCGACGGAAGAAGCAAAGGCAAGCCTGTTCACGGGCCCCAGCGCTTTCACCGACTTCTCCTATGACGCACTGGGTGGCGACGGCGCTCCCGAGTTCCACGCCATCCCGCTGGATGACTACGACCTCGGCAACGACTTCCGCTGA
- the rplJ gene encoding 50S ribosomal protein L10, whose product MTTPSKISAVAEITNDFKESNAAVLTEYRGLTVAQLKELRVALGQDTKFSVVKNTLSAIAAKEAGVEAFNDQLAGPTAIAFIKGDAVAAAKSLTDFAKANKQLVIKTGVFEGKALDAAGVAALAALESRELQLARVAGVLKAPASAAARIIDALRLKLEEEGGASAPAAEEAPAEEAAVEAAAEEVAAPAEAAEAATEEN is encoded by the coding sequence ATGACAACGCCTAGCAAGATCTCCGCAGTTGCAGAGATCACCAACGATTTCAAGGAATCGAACGCGGCTGTCCTGACCGAATACCGCGGGCTCACTGTTGCACAGCTCAAGGAACTGCGTGTTGCGCTCGGCCAGGACACCAAGTTCTCGGTCGTCAAGAACACCCTGAGTGCCATTGCAGCCAAGGAAGCTGGAGTTGAAGCATTCAACGATCAGCTCGCCGGCCCTACTGCAATCGCCTTCATCAAGGGTGACGCTGTTGCTGCTGCCAAGAGCCTGACGGACTTTGCCAAGGCCAACAAGCAGCTGGTTATCAAGACCGGCGTCTTCGAAGGCAAGGCATTGGACGCAGCAGGAGTTGCCGCACTGGCAGCCCTCGAGTCCCGCGAACTGCAGCTTGCACGCGTTGCTGGTGTCCTCAAGGCTCCCGCATCCGCTGCTGCTCGCATCATCGACGCCCTGCGCCTCAAGCTTGAAGAAGAGGGCGGCGCATCTGCACCGGCCGCTGAAGAAGCTCCGGCTGAAGAGGCTGCTGTTGAGGCTGCCGCTGAAGAGGTTGCGGCTCCGGCCGAAGCCGCTGAAGCTGCAACCGAAGAGAACTAA
- the rpoB gene encoding DNA-directed RNA polymerase subunit beta, protein MVASSTSNNETANTASTDGATRRLSFAKIHEPLDVPNLLALQTDSFDWLVGNERWQARVAKAVEEGDLSVATSSGLADIFEEISPIEDFQGTMSLSFSEPEFADPKYTMAECKDRDATYSAPLYVKAEFMNNNTGEIKQQTVFMGDFPLMTEKGTFVVNGTERVVVSQLVRSPGAYFERTADKTSDKDIFTAKIIPSRGAWFELEIDKRDQVGVRLDRKRKQSVTVLLKALGWTEGQILEEFGQYDSMRATLEKDATETREDALLDIYRKLRPGEPPTVEAAQSLLDNLYFNAKRYDLAKVGRYKINRKLGIDRSLGDKEASVLHVEDIVAMIKFLVALHAGEKTLMGKRDGEDHELRVDVDDIDHFGNRRIRAVGELIENQVRTGLSRMERVVRERMTTQDVEAITPQTLINIRPVVAAIKEFFGTSQLSQFMDQNNPLSGLTHKRRLSALGPGGLSRDRAGMEVRDVHPSHYGRMCPIETPEGPNIGLIGSLASYGRINPFGFIETPYRLVSEGVVSDEVQYLTADDEAEVLIAQANAPLDADKKFSEETVLVRARGGGGEPVLVPAAEVQFMDVSPRQMVSVATALIPFLEHDDANRALMGANMQRQAVPLVRSEAPFVGTGMERAAAVDAGDVVIAKKAGVVTEVSAELVVMINDDGTETNYRINKFARSNQGNCYNHRVLVNEGQRLEVGGIIADGPATDQGELALGKNLLVAFMSWEGHNFEDAIILSQRIVAEDVLSSIHIEEHEIDARDTKLGAEEITRDIPNVSEEVLAGLDERGIIHIGAEVEAGDILVGKVTPKGETELTPEERLLRAIFGEKSREVRDTSLKVPHGESGTVIGVRVFDRDNDDELPPGVNQLVRVYVAAKRKITDGDKLAGRHGNKGVISKILPIEDMPFLADGTPVDIVLNPLGVPGRMNVGQVLETHLGWVAKTGWKIEGEPEWVKNLPNLPRETGQTTVATPVFDGAREEEITGLLDSTNVTRDGDRLIDSSGKTRLFDGRSGEPFPDPISVGYMYILKLHHLVDDKIHARSTGPYSMITQQPLGGKAQFGGQRFGEMEVWALEAYGAAYTLQELLTIKSDDIHGRVKVYEAIVKGENIPEPGVPESFKVLIKEMQSLCLNVEVLSTDGTTIEMRDSDDAVFTAAEELGIDLSRAEPSSVEEV, encoded by the coding sequence TTGGTCGCCTCGAGCACCTCTAATAACGAAACCGCTAACACGGCAAGCACCGATGGTGCCACCCGCCGCCTCTCATTCGCAAAGATTCATGAACCGCTTGATGTTCCGAATCTTCTCGCCCTGCAGACGGACAGCTTTGACTGGCTCGTCGGAAACGAACGCTGGCAGGCGCGGGTAGCGAAGGCTGTCGAGGAGGGCGACCTCAGCGTCGCCACCTCCTCCGGACTTGCCGACATCTTCGAAGAGATCTCCCCCATCGAGGACTTCCAGGGCACTATGTCCCTGAGCTTCTCCGAGCCGGAGTTCGCTGACCCGAAGTACACCATGGCCGAATGCAAAGACCGTGACGCCACCTACTCGGCACCTTTGTACGTCAAGGCCGAGTTCATGAACAACAACACGGGCGAAATCAAGCAGCAGACCGTGTTCATGGGCGACTTCCCCCTCATGACTGAAAAGGGAACGTTCGTCGTCAACGGCACCGAGCGTGTTGTTGTCTCCCAGTTGGTCCGTTCGCCGGGCGCCTACTTCGAGCGCACCGCTGACAAGACCAGTGACAAGGACATCTTCACTGCGAAGATCATCCCGTCCCGTGGTGCATGGTTCGAACTCGAAATCGACAAGCGCGACCAGGTCGGCGTTCGCCTCGACCGCAAGCGCAAGCAGTCGGTCACGGTTCTCCTGAAGGCCCTCGGCTGGACCGAAGGCCAGATCCTGGAAGAGTTCGGCCAGTACGACTCCATGCGTGCAACGCTGGAGAAGGACGCCACCGAGACCCGCGAAGACGCGCTTCTGGACATCTACCGCAAGCTGCGCCCGGGCGAGCCGCCCACAGTCGAGGCTGCCCAGTCCCTGCTGGACAACCTGTACTTCAACGCCAAGCGCTACGATCTTGCCAAGGTTGGCCGTTACAAGATCAACCGCAAGCTCGGCATCGACCGCTCCCTTGGTGACAAGGAAGCGTCGGTCCTGCACGTTGAAGACATCGTTGCCATGATCAAGTTCCTCGTCGCTCTCCACGCCGGCGAGAAGACCCTCATGGGCAAGCGCGACGGCGAAGACCACGAGCTCCGCGTCGACGTCGACGACATCGACCACTTCGGCAACCGTCGCATCCGCGCCGTGGGCGAACTGATCGAGAACCAGGTCCGCACCGGTCTGTCCCGTATGGAACGCGTCGTCCGCGAACGCATGACCACGCAGGACGTCGAGGCCATCACGCCGCAGACGCTGATCAACATCCGTCCCGTTGTTGCAGCCATCAAGGAGTTCTTCGGAACTTCCCAGCTGTCGCAGTTCATGGACCAGAACAACCCGCTGTCGGGTCTGACCCACAAGCGCCGCCTGTCGGCACTTGGCCCGGGTGGTCTGTCCCGTGACCGTGCAGGCATGGAAGTTCGAGACGTTCACCCGTCCCACTACGGACGTATGTGCCCCATCGAAACCCCTGAAGGCCCGAACATTGGTCTGATCGGTTCGCTGGCATCCTACGGCCGTATCAACCCGTTCGGCTTCATTGAGACGCCGTACCGTTTGGTCTCCGAAGGCGTCGTTTCCGACGAGGTCCAGTACCTGACGGCCGACGACGAAGCTGAGGTCCTGATTGCACAGGCCAATGCTCCGCTGGATGCTGACAAGAAGTTCTCTGAAGAGACCGTCCTTGTCCGTGCCCGTGGTGGTGGAGGCGAGCCGGTTCTGGTTCCCGCTGCCGAGGTTCAGTTCATGGACGTTTCCCCGCGCCAGATGGTGTCCGTGGCAACTGCCCTGATCCCGTTCCTTGAGCATGACGATGCCAACCGTGCACTCATGGGTGCCAACATGCAGCGCCAGGCCGTGCCGCTGGTCCGTTCCGAGGCTCCTTTCGTGGGCACCGGCATGGAGCGCGCAGCAGCCGTCGACGCCGGTGACGTTGTCATCGCGAAGAAGGCAGGTGTGGTCACCGAGGTTTCCGCCGAGCTGGTTGTCATGATCAACGACGACGGGACTGAGACCAACTACCGCATCAACAAGTTCGCCCGTTCCAACCAGGGCAACTGCTACAACCACCGTGTTCTGGTCAACGAAGGCCAGCGCCTGGAAGTTGGCGGCATCATCGCTGACGGTCCCGCAACGGACCAGGGTGAACTGGCCCTCGGTAAGAACCTCCTCGTGGCATTCATGTCATGGGAAGGCCACAACTTCGAGGACGCCATCATCCTGTCGCAGCGCATTGTTGCTGAGGATGTCCTTTCCTCCATCCACATCGAGGAGCACGAAATTGATGCCCGCGACACCAAGCTTGGTGCCGAGGAAATCACGCGTGACATCCCCAACGTGTCCGAGGAAGTCCTTGCAGGCCTGGACGAGCGTGGCATCATCCACATTGGTGCCGAGGTTGAAGCCGGCGACATCCTGGTTGGAAAGGTCACCCCTAAGGGTGAAACCGAACTGACCCCGGAAGAGCGCCTTCTCCGCGCCATCTTCGGTGAGAAGTCCCGCGAAGTCCGCGACACCTCCCTGAAGGTGCCCCACGGCGAGTCCGGTACGGTCATCGGCGTGCGCGTCTTCGACCGCGACAACGACGACGAACTGCCCCCGGGCGTGAACCAGCTGGTCCGCGTCTACGTTGCAGCCAAGCGTAAGATCACCGACGGCGACAAGCTCGCCGGCCGTCACGGCAACAAGGGTGTTATCTCCAAGATCCTCCCGATCGAGGACATGCCCTTCCTTGCAGACGGTACCCCGGTGGACATCGTCCTGAACCCGCTTGGTGTTCCGGGTCGAATGAACGTTGGACAGGTCCTGGAAACCCACCTCGGTTGGGTTGCCAAGACCGGTTGGAAGATCGAAGGCGAGCCGGAGTGGGTCAAGAACCTGCCCAACCTGCCCCGTGAAACCGGCCAGACCACCGTTGCCACTCCGGTGTTCGATGGCGCCCGTGAAGAAGAAATCACTGGTCTGCTTGACTCCACCAACGTGACCCGCGACGGCGACCGCCTGATCGATTCCTCCGGCAAGACCCGTCTGTTCGACGGCCGCTCCGGCGAGCCGTTCCCGGACCCGATCTCCGTCGGTTACATGTACATCCTGAAGCTCCACCACCTGGTGGACGACAAGATCCACGCGCGCTCCACCGGCCCGTACTCCATGATCACGCAGCAGCCGCTGGGTGGTAAGGCTCAGTTCGGTGGCCAGCGCTTCGGTGAAATGGAAGTGTGGGCGCTCGAAGCTTACGGTGCTGCCTACACGCTTCAGGAACTCCTCACGATCAAGTCGGATGACATCCATGGTCGTGTGAAGGTCTACGAAGCCATCGTCAAGGGCGAGAACATCCCTGAGCCTGGCGTTCCCGAGTCCTTCAAGGTCTTGATCAAGGAAATGCAGTCGTTGTGCCTGAACGTGGAAGTTCTTTCCACGGACGGAACCACGATCGAAATGCGTGACTCTGATGACGCAGTCTTCACGGCTGCGGAAGAACTGGGCATCGATCTGTCTCGTGCAGAGCCCAGTTCCGTAGAAGAGGTCTAG
- the rplL gene encoding 50S ribosomal protein L7/L12: MAKLSNEELIEAFKELTIIELSEFVKLFEETFEVTAAAVAVAGPAAGGAAEAAEEKTEFDVVLEAAGDKKIAVIKEVRAITSLGLKEAKDLVDSAPKAVLEGATKEAAEKAKAQLEEAGATVTLK, encoded by the coding sequence ATGGCGAAGCTCAGCAACGAAGAGCTCATTGAAGCTTTCAAGGAACTGACCATCATCGAGCTCTCCGAGTTCGTCAAGCTCTTCGAAGAGACCTTCGAAGTTACGGCTGCTGCTGTTGCAGTTGCCGGCCCCGCTGCCGGCGGTGCTGCTGAAGCTGCTGAAGAGAAGACTGAATTCGACGTCGTTCTCGAAGCTGCTGGCGACAAGAAGATCGCAGTGATCAAGGAAGTTCGCGCCATCACCTCCCTCGGCCTCAAGGAAGCCAAGGACCTGGTTGACAGCGCACCGAAGGCTGTTCTCGAAGGCGCCACCAAGGAAGCTGCCGAGAAGGCCAAGGCTCAGCTCGAAGAAGCTGGCGCAACAGTTACCCTCAAGTAA